From one Ursus arctos isolate Adak ecotype North America unplaced genomic scaffold, UrsArc2.0 scaffold_1, whole genome shotgun sequence genomic stretch:
- the MAB21L4 gene encoding protein mab-21-like 4: MAVRVPLWDHYLQAIRSRGASRAQDYQRAENVLLTVLERVQELDPRFLVDYSRHLEAFQFALRSSEDPVDMEVPLWVDAEALVVEEAGAAEAGDGPPSCRLGVSREGAGLERWMAEDVSSVSLEGSAKCCSHIVPSKVLRVLKDLLVAAIVHCKHQSLITPGSLNVDSLREEELHLSLLVSSGWRTVRFNVVPVVRRRHRVPALEGAQLTHGFPEGSLKRVINQEVALVPAGDQHWRVSTDYLLTRLLSALGSFPGHRLDSLSILDRVNRESWRDGGQSPGLTFRHLKTVLLWAAVLFPGPEDWADLQGAVYRLLVVLLCCLATRNLPHFLYPEWNLLKGAGLDLNALYQRVERFASQPEPSLRIHVTHLGRSPPPRIGNGVKALLQLPASNPAYWATAYFDVLLDKFQVFNIQDKDRISAMQNIFRKTETLDSEGC, encoded by the exons ATGGCTGTGCGCGTGCCTCTGTGGGACCACTACCTGCAGGCCATCCGCTCGCGGGGGGCATCCCGGGCGCAGGACTACCAGCGTGCCGAGAACGTGCTGCTCACGGTGCTGGAGCGCGTGCAGGAGCTGGACCCCCGCTTCCTTGTGGACTACTCCCGCCACCTGGAGGCCTTCCAGTTCGCCCTGCGCTCCTCGGAGGACCCTGTGGACATGGAGGTGCCCCTGTGGGTGGACGCCGAGGCCCTCGTGGTTGAAGAGGCGGGGGCCGCCGAGGCGGGGGATGGCCCCCCATCCTGCCGCCTGGGCGTCTCCAGGGAAGGGGCCGGCCTGGAGCGGTGGATGGCCGAGGACGTCTCCAGTGTCTCCTTGGAGGGTAGCGCCAAGTGCTGCAGCCACATTGTGCCCAGCAAGGTCCTGCGTGTCCTCAAGGACCTTCTGGTGGCGGCCATCGTGCACTGCAAGCACCAGAGCCTCATCACGCCAG GTTCTCTGAACGTGGACAGCCTGAGGGAGGAGGAGCTCCATCTGTCCCTGCTGGTGTCCAGTGGCTGGAGAACCGTCCGCTTCAATGTCGTGCCTGTGGTACGGAGACGGCACAGGGTGCCCGCCCTGGAGGGGGCCCAGCTGACGCATGGGTTCCCTGAAGGCAGCCTGAAAAGGGTCATCAATCAGGAGGTGGCCCTGGTACCGGCCGGTGACCAGCACTGGAG GGTCTCCACTGACTACCTGCTCACCAGGCTGCTCAGCGCCCTGGGCTCCTTCCCGGGCCACCGCCTGGACAGCCTCTCCATCCTGGACCGGGTCAACCGCGAGAGCTGGCGCGATGGCGGCCAGAGCCCCGGCCTGACCTTCCGCCACCTAAAG ACAGTGCTGCTGTGGGCCGCAGTGCTCTTCCCGGGGCCGGAGGACTGGGCGGATCTGCAGGGCGCCGTGTACCGGCTGCTGGTGGTGCTGCTCTGCTGTCTGGCCACCAGGAACCTGCCACACTTCCTCTACCCCGAGTGGAACCTGCTGAAGGGCGCTGGCCTGGACCTCAACGCCCTGTACCAGCGTGTGGAGCGCTTTGCCAGCCAGCCGGAGCCGTCCCTGCGTATCCACGTCACCCACCTGGGCCGCAGCCCCCCGCCGCGCATCGGCAATGGGGTCAAGGCACTCCTGCAGCTGCCCGCCAGCAACCCGGCCTACTGGGCCACCGCCTACTTCGACGTCCTGCTGGACAAG TTCCAGGTCTTCAACATCCAGGACAAGGATCGGATCTCAGCCATGCAGAACATCTTCCGGAAGACCGAGACTCTGGACAGCGAGGGATGCTGA